From Cyclopterus lumpus isolate fCycLum1 chromosome 4, fCycLum1.pri, whole genome shotgun sequence, a single genomic window includes:
- the sap130a gene encoding LOW QUALITY PROTEIN: histone deacetylase complex subunit SAP130a (The sequence of the model RefSeq protein was modified relative to this genomic sequence to represent the inferred CDS: deleted 2 bases in 2 codons) — protein sequence MSSQQFPRHGLPVSSGGAPQISAAGTLLSVSHPQAGGVADSGRDADHGQQDHPHSGGGGTLAFRDEKQETMVVRPYPQVQTHGQLQAIPQTMPIQPGTPMTVPAPSVHLPQGQPAVLTEGQMKAVLKSPMPSRLIAPAPASNQGHIPIPPKVPGHITVTIENSITPTTSIPVATISGQQGHSSNLHHLMPANIQIIRGNGPAVPPQTFTSHLPRGAAAAAVMSSSKTVLRPATGANAGPGQPTVQHIIHQTIQSRPAVTTSTAVLPTVVAPLSRTLAPVISPTATHSAEVTHGRPGLTIHPPSATVSIQRSQTSRDTATRITLPSHPAIGAQKPQPPHTMTQKPIFSPVTPVAAATVAPIVATNTVPSTTSMGSVPHSQMSSNTIVTMTMASHSSHAAAVTTSAIPVAKVVPQPIAHSSSRVQPDYPGERTNLIPIPGHRSSPNPVTMEARSDNRPSVPVQFQYFLPAYSSSYPLTHTYTPINSSVSTIRQYPVTPQAPSSAMPAQAGVGVATTVHLNHMQLMAVDRIGLPSAQINTQPAAIAAQGIQPAPIGVQGLHTSAPMGTQGLQQVPLVTQQQQVQSEAKPGVVLADGFVASPISSTFSTTQPVATMVQAHAQGGLGGAPTLVSSPRPSILRKKPANEGCVRKNLIPAQPGEPGSGRMESGVRGAGSPRPAGVKPKAEVHMVAAPPVMATVEALASQGGEQQAMSSNAQHLAQAIPAMLATQGPAPPSQASTVLSALPAAMAVTPPAPASMANNVASPTQPAASSTAASSASSAFPDLKIKQEMDTMDTSQPDPNANLSSAPALPGHSTLSAPATGDLIPGASPRKKPRKQQHVISTEESEMVETNSTDEEKAPGRPITGRAERRESPPREYVDEEGVRYVPVRPRPPVTLLRHYRNPWKAAYHHFQRYSDIRVKEEKKGSLQDMANQRGVACRAQGWKIHLCAAQLRQLSSLEHDVYSRLSTLQEGLIPKKRAGSDDDLHRINELIQGNMQRCKLVMDQVTEARDTMMKVLDHKEKVLKLLNKNVAAKKSSKLKRKERA from the exons ATGAGCTCCCAGCAATTCCCGCGACACGGGCTGCCAGTCTCCAGC GGGGGCGCGCCTCAGATCTCTGCAGCTGGAACCCTGCTGTCCGTCAGTCACCCACAAG CTGGTGGAGTTGCCGACAGCGGTCGGGATGCTGACCACGGGCAGCAGGATCATCCACACTCCGGGGGCGGGGGAACCTTGGCCTTCAGAGATGAGAAGCAGGAGACCATGGTGGTCCGACCTTACCCACAAGTACAGACGCATGGACAGCTGCAAGCCATCCCTCAGACCATGCCCATTCAGCCCGGCACACCCATGACTGTCCCGGCCCCCTCTGTCCACCTCCCGCAGGGCCAGCCTGCTGTCCTTACTGAGGGACAGATGAAG gctgtcTTGAAGTCACCTATGCCAAGTCGTCTTATTGCCCCAGCACCAGCTTCCAACCAGGGTCATATCCCCATACCCCCCAAGGTGCCGGGTCACATTACTGTCACCATAGAGAACAGTATTACTCCAACCACCTCTATTCCCGTGGCAACCATCAGTGGTCAGCAG ggtCACTCGAGCAACTTACACCACCTGATGCCGGCAAACATTCAGATCATCAGGGGAAATGGCCCTGCGGTGCCACCCCAGACCTTCACCTCCCATTTACCTCGAG gggctgctgcagcagctgttaTGTCCAGCTCCAAAACGGTCCTGCGGCCGGCCACCGGAGCAAATGCAGGCCCCGGCCAGCCGACAGTGCAGCACATCATCCACCAGACGATTCAG TCCCGCCCTGCCGTGACAACGTCCACAGCCGTGCTTCCAACTGTGGTGGCACCTCTTTCCAGAACTCTGGCCCCGGTCATTAGCCCAACAGCCACACACTCTGCAGAGGTCACGCATGG GCGTCCAGGGCTGACCATTCACCCCCCTTCGGCCACCGTCAGTATTCAGAGGTCTCAGACATCCCGTGACACTGCCACGCGGATCACGCTGCCGTCCCACCCAGCGATCGGGGCCCAAAAGCCTCAGCCTCCGCACACCATGACACAG AAGCCCATCTTTAGTCCCGTAACACCAGTAGCCGCG GCAACTGTGGCGCCTATCGTTGCCACTAACACTGTGCCATCAACCACCTCAATGG GCTCTGTGCCACACAGCCAAATGTCCAGCAACACCATTGTCACCATGACAATGGCCTCGCACTCCTCTCATGCTGCAGCAGTGACCACCTCTGCCATCCCCGTTG CTAAAGTCGTCCCTCAGCCCATCGCCCACTCCTCGTCGCGTGTGCAGCCCGACTACCCCGGAGAGAGAACCAACCTCATCCCCATCCCAGGCCACCGGTCATCTCCTAACCCCGTCACCATGGAAGCAAGAAGTGATAACAG gccctCGGTGCCTGTGCAGTTCCAGTATTTCCTGCCGGCGTACTCCTCGTCGTACCCTCTGACACACACGTACACCCCCATCAACAGCTCTGTATCTACCATCCGCCAGTATCCTG TTACTCCTCAAGCTCCGAGCTCAGCGATGCCCGCCCAAGCTGGAGTCGGCGTGGCAACCACTGTCCATCTAAACCACATGCAGCTGATGGCGGTGGACCGGATCGGTCTCCCGTCTGCGCAAATCAACACGCAGCCGGCGGCCATCGCCGCGCAGGGCATCCAGCCCGCACCGATAGGAGTGCAGGGCCTGCACACGTCTGCGCCGATGGGCACGCAGGGACTACAGCAGGTGCCGCTAGTCACTCAGCAGCAACAAGTGCAGTCTGAAGCAAAACCTG gGGTTGTTTTGGCCGATGGCTTTGTAGCGAGTCCCATCAGCAGCACGTTCAGCACCACCCAGCCAGTGGCCACCATGGTGCAGGCACACGCCCAGGGAGGGCTAGGAGGAGCCCCCACCCTGGTCTCCTCCCCTAGACCCAGCATCCTCCGCAAGAAGCCCGCTAATGAAGG TTGTGTTCGCAAGAACCTGATCCCCGCCCAGCCCGGTGAACCCGGTAGCGGCAGAATGGAGAGTGGCGTGAGGGGAGCCGGATCTCCCCGACCCGCAGG TGTGAAACCCAAAGCTGAGGTGCACATGGTCGCGGCCCCTCCTGTCATGGCCACAGTAGAGGCCCTTGCTTCCCagggaggagagcagcaggCCATGTCCTCAAATGCCCAGCACCTCGCCCAAGCCATCCCCGCCATGCTCGCCACGCAAGGGCCCGCGCCTCCTTCCCAGGCCTCAACTGTCCTCTCGGCGCTGCCCGCAGCCATGGCCGTGACTCCCCCGGCTCCCGCTTCAATGGCCAACAACGTGGCCTCCCCGACTCAGCCCGCGGCCAGTAGCACCGCGGCTTCTTCCGCCAGCTCCGCCTTTCCCGATTTGAAAATCAAGCAGGAGATGGATACCATGGACACCTCGCAGCCGG ATCCTAACGCAAACTTGTCGTCAGCCCCAGCCCTCCCCGGCCACTCCACCCTGAGCGCTCCTGCTACTGGAGATCTGATCCCCGGGGCCTCCCCGAGGAAGAAGCCCCGCAAGCAGCAGCACGTTATTTCCACAGAGGAGAGcgagatggtggagaccaacagCACGGATGAGGAGAAGGCCCCAGGCAGGCCCATCACCGGCAGGGCGGAGAGGCGCGAGTCCCCACCCAGGGAATATGTTG ATGAGGAAGGAGTACGTTATGTACCAGTCAGACCTCGGCCGCCTGTTACTCTTCTGCGGCACTACAGGAACCCCTGGAAAGCTGCCTACCACCACTTCCAGAGGTACAGCGACAtccgggtcaaag aggagaagaagggcAGCTTACAGGATATGGCCAACCAGAGGGGAGTGGCATGCAGAGCACAGGGCTGGAAGATCCACCTGTGTGCTGCACAGCTCAGGCAGCTG TCAAGTTTGGAGCATGATGTGTACAGCCGCCTCTCCACCCTTCAAGAGGGTTTGATTCCTAAGAAGAGAGCCGGCTCCGATGACGACCTTCACCGAATCAACGAGCTCATACAG GGTAACATGCAGCGCTGCAAGCTGGTGATGGACCAGGTCACCGAGGCCAGAGACACCATGATGAAGGTGCTCGACCACAAGGAGAAAGTGCTGAAGCTGCTCAATAAGAACGTCGCCGCCAAGAAGTCCTCCAAACTGAAGCGCAAAGAGAGGGCGTAG